The genomic segment TGGGTGAGCAGCTCGTGATACGGCAGCCAGGGCCGGGCCGCGTCCAGGTGGCCCTCGACGCCGAGCCGGGCCCACTCGTCGAGGTCCTCGTTCAGCTCGACCCGGGTCGCCTTGGGTTGCAGTCCCAGCGAGTTCCCGGCGAAGTAGGCGACCTCCGGATGGTCGCCCCCTTCGGCCGGGGGGATGTGGAACAGATGGCGCAGCCCTGCAAAGCTCATTACATCTCCGTCCGCGAGGTCCACAGCTCCGGGAAGACCGGCCGGCTCATACTGCGCTGCAGGAAGGCCAGCCCGTTGGAGCCGCCCGTGCCGCTCTTGGCCCCCATTGTTCTTTGCACCGCCTTGAGATGCAGGTAACGCCAGTCACCGAAACGGTCGGCGACCTCGGTCAGCGCCTCACCCAGCAGCCTGAGGTGGTTCTCCGGGCCGGTATCACGATAAACGCGCACCCAGGCGCGGGCGACCGACTGGTCGGCCTCGTGCTCGTCGGCGACGTCCCGCTCCAGCAGCCCGGGCGTGAGGTCGTGACCCCGGCGGGCGAGCAGCGCGATCACCTCGTCCCACAGGCTCGCGCGGTGCAGGGCCACTTCCAGTTCGCCGTACGCCGTAGTGCCCTTGAACGGACGCATCAGCGACTTGGTGCGCAGCCCGAGCAGGAACTCGACCTGACGGTACATCGCCGACTGGAAGCCCGAGCCCTCGCCGAGCAGGTCGCGGAACGTGTTGAAGTCGGCCGGGGTCATCCAGCGCAGCGTCTGCCAGGCCGCGTTGAGGCCCTCCAGATGCAGCGCGGCCCGGCGCAACGGGGCCAGCGCGGGCCACACCTCGTCGTTGCGCACGTGCTCGCGGGCCTGCTCCAGCTCGTGCCGGAGCAGGCCGAAGTACAGCTCCATGATCTGGCTGACCATGAGGAACGACATCTCGCCGGGGTCACCGCTCAGGGTGCGCTGCAGCGTGTGCAGGGTGCTGGCGTGCACGTACGAGTCGTACGGCACCCGCCGCCCGAACTCCAGCGTGGGCGCCCCGCCGTTGCGCGCCGTACGAGCGTCGCGCTCCTCGGCGGTGGTCGGCCGCACAGTATCCACGATCTCTCCTCCGGCCCGGTTTTTCTGGCTCCATGATTTCGTCGGCCCCGCTCTCCCCGGAATGCCGAATCAACGGCGCTGACCTCCGGGAACAGTTGATCAACGGCTAGATTTGCCGGGACGGTTAACGAACGGAAGGTGGCCGGGTTGGACGCGATGGACTGGGCCCTGCTGCGCGAACTGCAGGAGGACGCGCGCCTGTCCTACAGCGAGCTCTCCCGCCGGGTGCACTTGTCGCCCCCCGCGGTGGCCGAGCGGGTGCGGCGGCTCGAGGAGACCGGGGTGATCCGGGGGTATCACGCCCACGTCGACCTGGCCAAGGCCGGCCGTACGGTCCTCGGGCTGATCCGCATGTCCTGCTACGGCCCGACGTGTGTGCTGCGCGACGACAAGGTGGCCACGTGGCCCGAGGTGCTGGAGATCAACCGGGTCACCGGCGACACCTGTTGCGTGCTCAAAGTGGCGGCTGTCTCGATGGAAGCGTTCGCCGACGTCACCGACCGGCTCGGCACCTACGGCACGCCGTCCAGCACGATGATCCTGGCGACGCCGCTGGACTGGCAGCCCATCGCGCCGCCACCCCGTTTTTAGTAGCATCGAACGCGTGACCGAACCGCTCGAAGACGCCTCGGCCGTGCAGGTCGGTCCGCGCATCCGCGAGTTCCGCAAGCAGCGCGGCCTGACCCTGCGCAGCCTGGCCGCCCGCTCCGGCCTTTCGATCGGGTTCCTGTCGCAGGTCGAGCGGGGCATCTCGTCGATCGGGCTGACCGCGCTGGGCAGCGTGGCGACCGCGCTCGGGCACTCGGTGGCCGACTTCTTCGACGCTCCGGCCGCCCCCGGCGCGCCCGACCCGGTCGTGGTGCCGATGCCGCGGCACTTCACGCTGACCCGGGGCGAGAACGCGGCCGTGCAATACGTGTCGGGCCAGCAGACTTACCGCATGCTGTCCGATCGCGGGGCCGGGCTGGTGCTCGAGCCGATGGTGGTGCACATCGCGCCGGGCGGGCGGCGGGAGGTCGCGTACGGGCACGCCGGCGAGGAATTCGCGTACGTGATCTCGGGCGAACTGCTCTACGAGGTCGACGGCGTGGAGCACCGGCTGCACCCGGGCGACAGCGTGCACCTGCGCTCGTCGGTGCCGCACAGCATGTACAACGACACGTCAGAGGTGACCACCGTGGTCTCGGTGGTCACCCCGCGCCTCTTCTGACCAAGATCGTGTTCACGTACGTGAAACAACGGCCTCCATGGTGGCGGCCCAGATCGGTGACGCCGGAGCGATCACGTCGAAGTGGTCGCCCGGCTGCTCCAGCAAGGTGACCCCGGAGGCCGCGGCGAACCGGCGGTTGATGTCGATCAGGTCGAGGCTGTCGCCGCTGCCCTGCACGAGCAGCGCGGGCGAGGCCAGCGGCAGCCGCGTCATCGGGTCGCTCGCCGCGTAGACGTCGGGCACGTCGGCCGGGCCGCCGCCGAGCGCGGTGGTGATCGCGCCCTCCCCCAGGAACCGGCGCTGGCCCTCGTGCAGGTCGAGCACCCCCGCCAGCGAGACGGCCAGCGCGATGTCCGGATCGTCGGCGGCCAGACGCAACGCGAGCTGACCGCCCGCCGAGTGGCCGAACAGCACGATCGGGGCGCCGGGGTGGCGTTGGCGCGCCCCGGCGACCCCCGCGGCGAGATCGGC from the Paractinoplanes abujensis genome contains:
- a CDS encoding tryptophan 2,3-dioxygenase; translation: MVDTVRPTTAEERDARTARNGGAPTLEFGRRVPYDSYVHASTLHTLQRTLSGDPGEMSFLMVSQIMELYFGLLRHELEQAREHVRNDEVWPALAPLRRAALHLEGLNAAWQTLRWMTPADFNTFRDLLGEGSGFQSAMYRQVEFLLGLRTKSLMRPFKGTTAYGELEVALHRASLWDEVIALLARRGHDLTPGLLERDVADEHEADQSVARAWVRVYRDTGPENHLRLLGEALTEVADRFGDWRYLHLKAVQRTMGAKSGTGGSNGLAFLQRSMSRPVFPELWTSRTEM
- a CDS encoding Lrp/AsnC family transcriptional regulator; this translates as MDAMDWALLRELQEDARLSYSELSRRVHLSPPAVAERVRRLEETGVIRGYHAHVDLAKAGRTVLGLIRMSCYGPTCVLRDDKVATWPEVLEINRVTGDTCCVLKVAAVSMEAFADVTDRLGTYGTPSSTMILATPLDWQPIAPPPRF
- a CDS encoding helix-turn-helix domain-containing protein, encoding MTEPLEDASAVQVGPRIREFRKQRGLTLRSLAARSGLSIGFLSQVERGISSIGLTALGSVATALGHSVADFFDAPAAPGAPDPVVVPMPRHFTLTRGENAAVQYVSGQQTYRMLSDRGAGLVLEPMVVHIAPGGRREVAYGHAGEEFAYVISGELLYEVDGVEHRLHPGDSVHLRSSVPHSMYNDTSEVTTVVSVVTPRLF